From the Solanum pennellii chromosome 4, SPENNV200 genome, one window contains:
- the LOC107016083 gene encoding uncharacterized protein LOC107016083 — MAAMENHIQKILFTEEQISQRVSELASQITLNFSSSTNNGGAPLLSSSSAPVVVGVATGAFLFLADLVRKINLPISVDFVRVESYGSGTVSSGKPKISCDLKIDVTGKHVILVEDIVDTGNTLACLFEHLISKGASSISVCTLFDKPSKRKVNVELVGEGKFYRGFECPDYFVVGYGLDFAEVYRNLPYVGILKPEMYS, encoded by the exons ATGGCTGCCATGGAGAATCATATTCAAAAGATTCTCTTCACAGAAGAACAAATTTCTCAACGAGTTTCTGAACTTGCTTCCCAAATTACCCTCAATTTTTCTTCATCTACCAATAATGGAGGAGCACCTTTACTTTCTTCTTCATCGGCTCCGGTTGTTGTCGGTGTTGCTACTGGTGCTTTTTTATTCCTAGCTGACCTTGTTCGCAAAATCAACCTCCCCATTTCTGTTGATTTTGTTCGGGTCGAATCTTACGGGTCGGGTACTGTATCCAGTGGAAAACCCAAAATTTCTTGCGACTTGAAAATTGATGTTACTGGAAAGCATGTCATTTTG GTTGAGGACATTGTGGATACAGGAAACACATTGGCCTGCCTCTTTGAACACCTGATATCTAAAGGGGCATCCTCCATATCAGTGTGTACTCTCTTTGATAAACCATCAAAGAGGAAAGTTAATGTCGAACTTGTGGGAGAGGGGAAGTTCTACCGTGGTTTTGAG TGTCCAGATTATTTTGTGGTTGGCTACGGGTTAGATTTTGCTGAGGTTTATAGGAACTTACCTTACGTGGGGATCTTGAAACCTGAGATGTACAGTTGA
- the LOC107016180 gene encoding probable LRR receptor-like serine/threonine-protein kinase At1g34110, producing MEKKSFQFYTSPSCYFLFLLISWLSLSPKIVFLVSSVSSDGQALLSLLKAADPYTKSSSSVLSSWNPSSLTPCSWQGITCSPQERVISLSIPNTFLNLSYLPSELSSLSYLQLLNLSSTNISGTIPPSFGSFSHLRLLDLSSNSLSGSIPSELGGLSSLQFLFLNSNRMTGKIPPELANLSSLEIFCLQDNLLNGSIPSQLGSLVSLQQFRIGGNPYLSGEIPAQLGLLTNLTMFGVAATGLSGVIPPSFGNLINLQTLAIYDTEVFGSIPPELGMISELRYLYLHMNKLTGSIPPQLGKLQKLTSLLLWGNSLTGPIPAEVSNCSSLVILDVSANELSGEIPGDLGKLLVLEQLHLSDNALTGSIPWQLSNCTSLTALQLDKNQLSGQIPWQVGKLKYLQSFFLWGNSVSGTIPAAFGNCTELYALDLSRNKLTGSIPEEIFDLKQLSKLLLLGNSLTGRLPRSVARCQSLVRLRLGENQLSGQIPKEIGQLQNLVFLDLYMNHFSGGLPSEIANITVLELLDVHNNYLTGEIPHQMGELVNLEQLDLSRNSFTGEIPSSFGNLSYLNKLILSNNLLTGPIPKSFKNLQKLTLLDLSSNTLSGEIPSELGYVASLTIGLDLSSNRFTGELPETLCSLSQLQSLDISHNLLSGRITILSSLTSLTSLNVSDNNFSGPIPVTPFFRTLTSDSFLENSLCQSVDGYSCSSHIMGRNGLKSPKTIALVAVILTSVAIAVVAMWILVTRNHRYVFQKSQGLSASSVGAEDFSYPWTFIPFQKFNFTIDNILDCLKDENIIGKGCSGVVYKAEMPNGEVIAVKKLWKTKKDEEPVDSFAAEIQILGHIRHRNILKLLGYCSNKSVKLLLYNYISNGNLHQLLQSNRNLDWEIRYKIAIGSAQGLAYLHHDCVPAILHRDVKCNNILIDSKFDAYIADFGLAKLMNSPNYHHAMSSVAGSYGYIAPEYGYTANITEKSDVYSYGVVLLEILSGRSAVDSQIGDGLHIVEWVKKKMGSFEPAVTVLDTKLQGLPDQVVQEMLQTLGIAMFCVNSSPVERPTMKEVVALLMEVKSSPDQEFGKTSQPLIKQSSTQS from the exons ATGGAGAAGAAAAGCTTCCAGTTTTACACTTCCCCTTCAtgttatttcttgtttttgttgatttctTGGTTAAGTTTAAGTCCAAAGATTGTATTTTTAGTGAGCTCTGTTTCTTCTGATGGTCAAGCTTTGCTTTCTCTGCTTAAAGCAGCTGACCCTTATACTAAATCATCATCTTCTGTGCTTTCTTCTTGGAACCCTTCAAGTTTAACTCCATGTTCTTGGCAAGGGATTACTTGTTCTCCTCAAGAAAGGGTTATTTCCCTTTCTATCCCAAATACATTTCTAAATCTCTCTTATTTGCCTTCTGAACTCTCTTCCCTTTCATATTTGCAGCTTCTTAATCTTTCTTCTACTAATATTTCTGGCACAATCCCTCCATCTTTTGGTTCTTTTTCTCATCTTAGGCTTTTGGACCTTTCTTCTAATTCACTTTCAGGTTCTATTCCATCAGAACTTGGTGGGCTTAGTTCACTTCAgttcttgttcttgaattcaaaCAGAATGACTGGTAAGATTCCACCAGAGTTAGCTAATCTTTCTTCATTAGAAATCTTTTGTCTTCAAGATAATCTCCTTAATGGGTCAATTCCATCACAGTTAGGGTCCTTAGTGTCACTCCAGCAGTTTAGGATTGGTGGAAATCCATATTTGAGTGGTGAAATTCCTGCACAGTTAGGCCTGCTCACCAATCTTACCATGTTTGGTGTTGCGGCGACTGGTCTTTCGGGTGTTATTCCGCCATCATTTGGGAATTTGATCAATCTTCAAACACTGGCAATTTATGATACTGAAGTATTTGGCTCGATACCTCCTGAACTTGGGATGATTTCGGAGCTTAGGTACTTGTATCTGCACATGAATAAGCTCACTGGTTCAATACCTCCTCAGTTGGGTAAGCTGCAAAAGCTTACTAGCTTGCTTTTATGGGGAAATTCATTAACTGGACCTATACCAGCTGAGGTTTCGAATTGTTCGTCCCTTGTGATTCTTGATGTTTCTGCAAATGAATTGTCTGGTGAAATTCCTGGTGATTTGGGCAAGCTATTGGTTCTTGAACAGCTTCATTTGTCTGATAATGCACTTACCGGTTCTATACCGTGGCAGTTAAGTAATTGCACTAGCCTGACAGCTCTTCAGCTAGATAAGAACCAATTATCAGGGCAAATTCCCTGGCAAGTTGGTAAGTTGAAGTACTTGCAGAGTTTTTTCTTGTGGGGGAATTCGGTTTCAGGAACCATTCCGGCTGCTTTTGGAAACTGTACTGAGCTATATGCACTTGATCTTTCGAGGAACAAGCTAACCGGATCAATCCCTGAGGAGATATTTGATTTGAAGCAGCTGAGTAAATTGTTGCTTCTTGGGAATTCGTTAACTGGACGATTGCCTCGAAGTGTTGCCAGATGCCAGTCTCTGGTGAGGCTGAGGCTTGGTGAGAACCAGCTTTCGGGACAGATTCCTAAGGAGATTGGTCAATTGCAGAACCTCGTGTTTCTTGATTTGTACATGAACCATTTCTCTGGCGGCTTGCCTTCTGAAATTGCCAACATTACAGTTCTTGAGCTGTTGGATGTGCACAACAATTACCTAACTGGGGAAATACCACACCAGATGGGGGAGCTTGTGAATTTAGAGCAACTTGATCTTAGCCGGAACAGCTTTACCGGTGAGATCCCTTCGAGTTTTGGCAATCTCAGTTACTTGAACAAACTTATTCTCAGTAACAATCTGCTTACTGGTCCAATTCCAAAGTCTTTTAAAAACTTGCAGAAGTTAACTCTACTTGATTTGAGCTCAAATACTCTTTCTGGTGAGATTCCATCTGAGCTTGGCTACGTCGCAAGCTTAACAATTGGTTTGGATTTGAGCTCGAATCGTTTCACGGGTGAACTTCCTGAAACATTGTGCAGTTTGTCACAGTTGCAATCTCTTGATATTTCTCATAATTTGTTGAGTGGAAGGATCACAATTCTAAGCTCCCTGACCAGCCTTACTTCCCTGAATGTTTCAGACAACAATTTCTCGGGGCCTATTCCTGTCACACCATTCTTTAGAACTCTCACTTCAGATTCTTTTCTGGAGAATTCACTCTGTCAATCAGTTGATGGTTATAGTTGTTCTTCACATATAATGGGAAGGAATGGGTTGAAGTCACCGAAAACCATAGCTCTGGTTGCGGTGATTCTGACTTCTGTAGCCATAGCAGTCGTGGCTATGTGGATTCTTGTGACGCGAAACCACAGATACGTGTTTCAGAAGTCCCAAGGCCTGTCAGCCTCTTCTGTAGGGGCAGAAGACTTTTCCTACCCTTGGACTTTCATCCCCTTTCAAAAGTTCAATTTCACTATAGACAACATCTTGGATTGCTTGAAAGATGAAAACATCATTGGGAAAGGATGTTCTGGTGTTGTATACAAAGCAGAAATGCCTAACGGTGAGGTGATTGCAGTGAAGAAGCtttggaaaacaaagaaagaCGAGGAGCCAGTAGATTCTTTTGCAGCAGAAATTCAAATTCTCGGACATATTAGGCATCGAAACATTCTGAAGTTATTGGGATATTGTTCAAACAAAAGCGTTAAGCTTCTGCTCTACAACTACATTTCAAATGGCAATCTCCATCAGCTCTTGCAAAGTAACAGAAATTTGGACTGGGAAATTAGGTACAAAATCGCCATTGGATCAGCTCAAGGCCTTGCTTATCTTCACCATGACTGTGTTCCAGCCATTCTTCATAGAGATGTCAAGTGCAATAATATACTGATCGACTCCAAGTTTGACGCATATATCGCAGACTTTGGACTTGCAAAGCTAATGAATTCGCCAAACTATCACCACGCTATGTCCAGTGTAGCAGGATCTTATGGATATATTGCTCCAG AATATGGATATACAGCGAATATAACAGAAAAGAGTGATGTCTATAGTTATGGAGTGGTGCTGCTGGAAATACTTAGTGGACGTAGCGCTGTTGATTCTCAGATAGGTGATGGGCTTCACATTGTCGAGTGGGTAAAGAAGAAAATGGGAAGCTTTGAACCAGCTGTTACAGTTCTCGACACTAAGCTACAAGGTTTGCCGGATCAAGTGGTCCAAGAAATGCTGCAAACGCTTGGAATAGCGATGTTCTGTGTCAACTCATCGCCAGTTGAAAGGCCAACAATGAAGGAAGTTGTGGCACTTCTTATGGAAGTAAAGAGTTCACCTGATCAAGAATTTGGGAAAACTTCTCAGCCTCTAATAAAACAATCCTCAACTCAAAGTTGA
- the LOC107017978 gene encoding uncharacterized protein LOC107017978, with protein MPLLLLPCKSFSIFNPILPLNTSVIYNTAIQFSGFSLSPKYPLPRTPKSSKNLSIHWNYQINLPTHVLFCSKNEIFEEFRTTQLAELPESEELELHNKPYLKQIDNGVVSDVEEDQKKVSKDEVLEPFYKLFKPIESNEEESDIEQEEEVHPVVEESKKVSVEYYDPKPGDLVVGVVVSGNENKLDVSVGADLLGTMLTKDVLPLYDKEMGYLLCDLEKDAEEFLVRGKMGIVSYDDAVSGESTPGKPVVEPGTVLFAEVLGRTLSGRPLLSTRRLFRRIAWHRVRQIKQLNEPIEVKITEWNTGGLLTRIEGLRAFLPKAELMNRVNSYTELKENVGRRINVLITRINEETNDLILSEKEAWQMLNLQEGTLVEGTVKRLFPFGAQIRLGETNRSGLLHISNVTQAKVTSMSNLLAVDEKVKVMVVKSMFPDKISLSIANLESEPGLFLSDKERVFSEAKQMAKKFRQNLPTVSATKKLEPLPTDRLPFEDEENMYANWKWFKFDRDNVNME; from the exons ATgccacttcttcttcttccatgtaaatctttctctattttcaatccaattttgCCCCTCAACACCTCTGTTATTTACAACACAGCTATACAATTCTCAGGTTTTTCCCTTTCTCCAAAATACCCACTTCCTAGAACCCCAAAATCTTCCAAGAATTTGTCAATCCATTGgaattatcaaataaatttgCCTACCCATGTCTTGTTTTGCTCTAAAAATGAAATCTTTGAAGAATTTAGGACTACCCAGTTGGCTGAATTGCCTGAAAGTGAAGAGCTTGAATTGCATAATAAGCCATATTTAAAGCAAATAGATAATGGGGTTGTCTCAGATGTAGAGGAGGACCAGAAAAAAGTTAGTAAAGATGAAGTTTTGGAGccattttataagttatttaagcCTATAGAGTctaatgaagaagaaagtgatATAGAACAGGAGGAAGAGGTTCATCCAGTTGTAGAAGAGAGTAAGAAGGTTAGTGTAGAGTATTACGACCCGAAACCGGGTGATTTGGTGGTAGGTGTTGTGGTTTCGGGGAATGAGAATAAGCTTGATGTGAGTGTTGGTGCTGACCTATTGGGTACAATGTTAACTAAGGATGTTTTGCCTTTGTATGACAAAGAGATGGGCTATTTGCTGTGTGATTTAGAGAAGGATGCTGAGGAATTCTTGGTGAGAGGGAAAATGGGAATTGTGAGCTACGATGATGCAGTGAGTGGGGAATCAACGCCCGGGAAGCCCGTTGTGGAGCCTGGGACTGTTCTTTTTGCTGAGGTTCTTGGAAGAACTCTCAGTGGTCGACCACTACTTTCAACAAGAAGGCTCTTTAGACGCATTGCTTGGCATCGAGTGAGGCAG ATTAAACAACTAAATGAACCTATTGAGGTGAAGATAACAGAGTGGAATACTGGTGGTCTACTTACAAGAATAGAG GGCTTACGGGCTTTTCTTCCAAAGGCTGAATTGATGAACAGAGTTAATAGCTACACCGAGCTGAAGGAGAAT GTGGGGCGTCGAATTAATGTGCTTATTACCAGAATAAATGAAGAAACTAATGACTTGATACTTAGTGAGAAGGAAGCTTGG CAAATGTTAAATCTGCAAGAGGGGACTCTTGTGGAAGGAACAGTGAAAAGACTTTTTCCCTTTGGCGCACAGATAAGGCTTGGTGAAACAAACCGAAG TGGCTTGCTACACATCTCAAATGTCACCCAAGCCAAGGTTACTTCCATGAGTAACTTGTTAGCAGTTGATGAGAAGGTGAAAGTTATGGTTGTGAAGTCAATGTTTCCTGATAAAATATCTCTCAG TATTGCAAACCTTGAAAGCGAGCCAGGGTTATTTTTATCGGACAAGGAG AGAGTATTTTCTGAAGCAAAACAGATGGCGAAGAAGTTCAGACAGAACCTACCAACTGTTTCAGCAACAAAGAAACTGGAACCCCTTCCAACCGACAGGCTACCAtttgaagatgaagaaaatatgTATGCTAATTGGAAATGGTTCAAGTTTGATAGGGATAATGTAAACATGGAATAA
- the LOC107016084 gene encoding uncharacterized protein LOC107016084: MARALLLLTQNKFTSVSQLGFATGTLLLCALALFMCASHSRKWKRKWRGYGDQHDPIIQINHEKIDEDYHFEGVDPSTCSGEVAIWKKNIIMGGKCQLPEFSGVIIYDTAGNLVDPKTPRPLALTWKE, from the coding sequence ATGGCTCGCGCATTATTACTACTCACACAAAATAAGTTCACTAGCGTATCTCAATTAGGTTTTGCCACAGGAACGTTGCTCCTGTGTGCCCTGGCGCTCTTCATGTGCGCCAGCCATTCGAGGAAGTGGAAGCGCAAGTGGAGAGGCTATGGTGATCAACATGACCCTATTATTCAAATCAATCATGAAAAGATTGATGAGGATTACCATTTTGAAGGTGTTGATCCAAGCACATGTAGTGGTGAAGTTGCTATTTGGAAGAAGAACATAATCATGGGAGGAAAATGTCAGCTTCCTGAATTTTCTGGTGTCATAATATATGATACTGCTGGGAATTTAGTTGATCCCAAAACTCCAAGACCTCTTGCTCTTACATGGAAAGAATAG
- the LOC107015843 gene encoding uncharacterized protein LOC107015843, translated as MHRRSSISLCKSLLRHPFEKSTTPKSYFSIRTLTSLSNSSFNLTKTRHFLGPTSSNSSTQLVNFQNLRRYSVDTDREVDKINLKFAEAREEIESAMESKETVYFNEEAECARDAVKEVLDLYQGLLGKVTESEKGVIQRSMGLKIEQLKAELEQLNE; from the coding sequence ATGCATCGACGTTCATCAATTTCTCTCTGTAAATCGCTTCTCAGACACCCTTTTGAGAAATCAACAACACCCAAATCTTATTTTTCCATAAGAACTCTTACATCTCTCTCAAATTCATCCTTCAACCTCACGAAAACCCGACATTTTCTTGGTCCGACGAGTTCAAATTCATCAACCCAGCTCgtaaattttcagaatttaagGCGATATAGTGTTGACACTGACAGGGAAGTTGATAAAATCAATCTTAAGTTTGCAGAGGCAAGAGAGGAGATTGAATCAGCTATGGAATCTAAAGAGACTGTGTATTTTAATGAAGAAGCTGAATGTGCTCGTGATGCTGTTAAGGAAGTTCTTGATTTGTACCAAGGGTTGTTGGGAAAGGTGACAGAGAGTGAAAAGGGGGTGATTCAAAGGTCTATGGGGCTTAAGATTGAGCAATTGAAGGCTGAGCTTGAGcaattgaatgaatga